The Bacillus carboniphilus genome contains a region encoding:
- the ezrA gene encoding septation ring formation regulator EzrA: MQYVIGIIVFIIVIMLFGYIAKKKIFKELDKLESWKMDLMNKPVPAELSKVKQLNMTGQTEEMFEKWRKSWDEIVTFYLPEIEEFLFDAEDYTDKYRFKAVKSTQLEIQKKLQFVEEQIEKIIKGLHDLLGSEEKNKQDVAEAKEKYRELKRTLITNRHAYGKAEVRLEVLLDEILMEFENFENATTNGNVLEAREIVLNMKEQLVKFEEKLEHIPRLLSFCSQELPAKTKEISNGHGEMVEQGYELSHLQIEKEVNRLNKQAETYIEYLHKAEIDEVLEGETELRESVELLYDVLEKEVHARQYVASHKNETEERLNLLITEGKRIEKETNFVKQSYHIHESELEAFKQMDKKLVTLETKLKNLVEKVAEHKLAYSILKDELTKISEELDIIRQEQSAFAEKLHMLRKDELEAREQLQELRQKSTEVRRLVSKSNLPGLPEEYKFLLEDAHHSLEEVYQSLGEKPLNIAVVQSALENAEAFMSKLHEQTIEMIENVQFAEFVIQYGNRYKRANSHTKQQLEKAESAFRNYQYSTALEEAVAAIEEVEPGAIKKLEAWLNEDQQKN; encoded by the coding sequence ATGCAGTACGTAATTGGCATCATCGTCTTCATTATTGTCATAATGTTGTTTGGATACATAGCGAAAAAGAAGATATTTAAAGAACTAGACAAGTTAGAATCATGGAAGATGGATTTAATGAATAAACCAGTACCTGCTGAACTCTCAAAGGTGAAGCAATTAAACATGACTGGTCAAACCGAAGAGATGTTTGAAAAATGGAGAAAATCATGGGATGAAATTGTAACCTTTTATTTACCAGAAATTGAAGAGTTCTTATTTGATGCAGAAGACTATACGGATAAATATAGGTTCAAGGCAGTTAAATCCACTCAACTAGAAATTCAAAAGAAGCTTCAGTTTGTAGAAGAACAGATTGAAAAAATAATTAAAGGTTTACATGACCTATTAGGCAGTGAAGAAAAAAATAAACAAGATGTTGCTGAAGCGAAAGAAAAATACCGTGAGCTGAAGAGAACCTTAATTACAAATCGTCATGCATACGGAAAAGCAGAGGTTCGATTAGAGGTATTGTTAGATGAAATTCTCATGGAGTTTGAAAACTTCGAAAATGCAACCACTAATGGAAATGTTTTAGAGGCAAGAGAAATTGTATTGAATATGAAAGAACAGCTTGTAAAATTTGAAGAAAAACTTGAACACATACCTAGATTACTATCTTTTTGTTCACAGGAACTCCCGGCTAAAACAAAGGAAATTTCAAACGGACATGGAGAGATGGTTGAACAAGGATATGAACTCTCTCATCTTCAGATTGAAAAAGAAGTGAACCGACTAAACAAGCAAGCGGAAACGTATATTGAGTATTTACATAAAGCTGAGATTGATGAAGTGCTAGAAGGTGAGACGGAATTAAGGGAAAGTGTTGAGCTTCTCTATGATGTCCTTGAAAAGGAAGTACATGCTAGACAATATGTGGCTAGTCACAAAAATGAAACGGAAGAACGGCTCAATCTGTTAATTACGGAAGGAAAGAGAATCGAAAAAGAAACCAACTTTGTGAAACAGTCTTATCATATCCATGAGTCAGAACTTGAAGCATTTAAGCAAATGGATAAAAAATTGGTTACGTTAGAGACAAAGTTGAAAAATCTTGTTGAGAAAGTAGCTGAACATAAGCTAGCTTATTCAATCCTCAAAGATGAGTTGACAAAGATTTCAGAGGAACTAGATATAATTAGACAGGAGCAAAGTGCTTTTGCTGAAAAGCTTCACATGTTGCGTAAGGATGAATTAGAAGCAAGAGAGCAGCTACAAGAACTAAGACAAAAGAGTACAGAGGTTAGAAGGCTTGTATCTAAAAGTAATCTTCCAGGACTACCTGAAGAGTATAAATTCTTATTAGAAGATGCCCACCATTCTTTGGAAGAAGTGTATCAAAGCCTAGGGGAAAAACCTCTGAATATTGCAGTCGTTCAATCCGCACTAGAAAACGCCGAGGCATTTATGTCAAAGCTTCATGAGCAAACAATTGAAATGATTGAAAATGTACAATTTGCTGAATTTGTAATCCAATATGGAAACCGTTATAAGCGTGCAAATTCACACACTAAACAACAATTAGAGAAAGCTGAGTCTGCTTTTAGGAATTACCAATACTCCACTGCTCTTGAGGAAGCTGTAGCCGCAATTGAAGAAGTGGAACCAGGAGCTATTAAAAAGCTTGAAGCTTGGCTAAATGAAGATCAACAAAAAAATTGA
- a CDS encoding cysteine desulfurase family protein: MIYFDNSATTKPFDEVVQSFTTVATQYFGNPSSLHGLGAEAEKLMTKAREQIAQLLHVQPKEIIFTSGGTESNNLALKGTALALKSRGKHIITSSVEHASVKQACLQLEELGFEITYLPVDCTGKVNIEELQKAIRPETILVSLIHVQNEVGTIQPIQAVGEILKDYPKIHFHVDHIQGIGKVPLSLNKSHVDLCSFSAHKFNGLKGTGFLYVKEGTILWPLLSGGSQEGTLRSGTENVSGFVSMAKALRMTLEKKEMVLPKIEEMKQFLQKELQKFEHVVINTPEDSAPHILNIAFEGIKGEVLVHALEEHGVYVSTTSACSSKKKAHSDTLEAMGVPEQIAKGALRISLSWHNTMEECRVFLKALESCVNMLNKTMRRST; the protein is encoded by the coding sequence ATGATTTACTTTGATAATAGTGCAACCACAAAACCTTTTGATGAAGTAGTACAATCCTTTACAACGGTAGCTACCCAATACTTTGGAAATCCATCTTCCCTTCATGGACTAGGTGCGGAAGCGGAAAAACTAATGACGAAAGCAAGAGAGCAAATTGCCCAGTTATTACACGTACAGCCTAAGGAAATCATATTTACCTCGGGCGGAACGGAAAGCAATAACCTTGCTTTAAAAGGTACGGCTTTGGCACTTAAATCCCGTGGAAAGCACATTATTACATCCAGTGTTGAGCATGCATCCGTTAAGCAGGCGTGTTTACAACTTGAAGAACTTGGATTTGAAATTACGTATTTACCTGTTGATTGTACTGGAAAAGTTAACATAGAAGAATTACAAAAGGCGATTAGACCTGAAACCATTCTAGTATCGCTTATTCACGTTCAAAACGAAGTTGGAACTATCCAACCAATTCAAGCGGTTGGGGAAATACTAAAGGACTATCCAAAAATTCATTTCCATGTAGACCATATACAAGGAATAGGGAAAGTTCCCCTATCATTAAACAAAAGTCATGTTGACCTTTGTTCTTTTTCGGCGCATAAATTTAATGGACTAAAGGGAACTGGATTTTTATATGTAAAAGAAGGAACCATTCTTTGGCCGTTGTTATCTGGTGGTAGCCAAGAAGGAACCTTACGGAGTGGTACTGAAAATGTATCAGGTTTTGTTTCAATGGCTAAAGCCTTAAGAATGACGCTTGAAAAAAAGGAAATGGTCCTTCCAAAGATAGAAGAGATGAAACAATTCCTTCAGAAAGAACTTCAAAAGTTTGAACATGTAGTCATCAATACTCCTGAAGATTCTGCACCGCATATTTTAAATATAGCTTTTGAAGGGATTAAAGGCGAAGTTCTTGTTCATGCACTAGAGGAACATGGTGTTTACGTATCTACTACAAGTGCTTGTTCTTCGAAAAAGAAAGCACATAGTGATACATTAGAAGCAATGGGAGTTCCGGAACAAATAGCAAAAGGAGCACTGAGAATCTCTCTATCATGGCATAATACAATGGAAGAATGTCGCGTATTTTTAAAAGCATTAGAATCATGTGTAAACATGTTAAACAAAACAATGAGGAGATCAACATGA
- the thiI gene encoding tRNA uracil 4-sulfurtransferase ThiI → MNYDRILIRYGELSTKGRNRNTFISLLKNNLRWALKDLSKVKIESNRDRAYVLLNGEDVQTVMKRLKGIFGIQSYSPVIKVEKTPEAIQEGVYELLRTQSSPNETFKITTKRADKTFPLDTNGVNQLLGGHILKSELGLKVNVHNPDFNVLVEIRKEAVYISVEIIQGAGGLPVGSSGRAMLMLSGGIDSPVAAYLAMKRGVEVEAVHFYSPPYTSERAKQKVLDLVKVLSSVSGKIKLHIVPFTKIQEKIQEQVPSNYSMTSTRRFMLKITDRIREKNNGLAIITGESLGQVASQTLESMYAINDVTSTPVLRPLLAMDKTEIMGIADDIGTIDISNRPYEDCCTIFTPSMPKTKPKKEKVEKYESFVDFTEVMDEAVNNIETITITPEEKKEEKEADLF, encoded by the coding sequence ATGAACTACGATAGAATCTTAATCCGTTATGGTGAACTTTCTACTAAGGGTAGAAATAGAAATACATTTATTAGCCTACTAAAAAACAATTTGCGATGGGCTTTAAAAGATTTATCGAAAGTAAAAATTGAGTCCAATCGAGACCGAGCGTATGTGCTACTGAATGGCGAAGATGTTCAGACAGTAATGAAACGTTTAAAGGGTATTTTCGGGATTCAATCATATAGCCCGGTTATTAAAGTAGAAAAGACACCTGAGGCCATTCAAGAAGGAGTTTATGAACTACTTCGTACACAATCTAGCCCGAACGAAACCTTTAAAATTACAACCAAAAGGGCAGATAAAACGTTCCCATTAGATACAAATGGTGTAAATCAATTATTAGGGGGACACATACTAAAAAGTGAGCTTGGCTTAAAAGTAAATGTTCATAACCCTGACTTCAATGTCCTAGTTGAGATTCGAAAGGAAGCTGTGTATATTTCAGTTGAAATTATCCAAGGTGCTGGCGGTCTCCCAGTAGGTTCGAGTGGAAGAGCTATGCTAATGCTTTCAGGTGGTATTGATAGTCCAGTGGCTGCCTATTTAGCGATGAAACGTGGAGTAGAAGTAGAGGCCGTTCACTTTTATAGTCCACCTTACACCAGTGAAAGAGCTAAACAAAAAGTATTAGATTTAGTAAAAGTTTTAAGCTCTGTGTCTGGTAAGATCAAGCTTCACATCGTTCCTTTTACAAAGATACAAGAAAAAATCCAAGAACAGGTTCCAAGTAATTATTCCATGACCTCAACTAGAAGATTTATGTTAAAAATTACAGATCGAATTCGAGAGAAGAATAATGGTCTTGCGATTATTACCGGGGAAAGCTTAGGACAAGTAGCTAGTCAAACATTAGAAAGCATGTATGCTATAAACGATGTAACCTCGACACCTGTTCTTAGGCCACTGCTGGCTATGGATAAAACAGAAATTATGGGGATAGCGGATGATATTGGTACAATAGATATTTCAAATAGACCTTACGAAGATTGTTGTACCATTTTCACTCCGAGTATGCCTAAAACAAAACCTAAGAAAGAAAAGGTTGAAAAATATGAGAGCTTCGTCGATTTTACAGAAGTAATGGATGAAGCTGTAAACAATATCGAAACGATTACCATTACACCAGAAGAAAAGAAAGAAGAGAAGGAAGCCGACCTATTTTAA
- a CDS encoding alpha/beta-type small acid-soluble spore protein — MANNNSSNQLLVPGVQQALDQMKYEIAQEFGVQLGADATSRANGSVGGEITKRLVSMAESQLGGGSF; from the coding sequence ATGGCAAACAACAATAGCTCAAACCAACTTCTTGTTCCTGGTGTACAACAAGCTCTTGATCAAATGAAGTATGAAATTGCTCAAGAATTTGGAGTTCAACTTGGTGCTGATGCAACTTCACGCGCTAACGGTTCTGTTGGTGGTGAAATCACTAAGCGTCTAGTATCTATGGCTGAAAGCCAACTAGGCGGAGGATCATTCTAA
- a CDS encoding amidohydrolase, with translation MGTLWFGGSIYTMVSEGETVEAVYTSNGKVIETGRLSDLRSRYITEITHEYDLCGGMMIPGLVDSHMHLIGHGESLLRLDLTTTRSREELLEAIQQRAESSLEGQWIIGEGWDENNWLKADIPTSAELSAVSPNNPVMLKRTCRHAILVNEEALRLAGIDNNTPSPQGGVIEKDMNGTVTGYLKDQAQEIVYGILPKVDDLYLENALQTGIKSAWKLGLTGAHTEDLSYYGDFKTTYATFEKVINQYNMPFRAHLLVHHTVIDEWKEAGHDKPKDNPFIQFGAMKIFADGALGGRTALLSHPYADDPSTNGVAIHSKDELHALVQKARSFNLPIAVHTIGDLAFEQVLEAIEKYPTPDGTRDRFIHAQILRKELVERCKDLSVIFDIQPRFVASDFPWVLERVGTEHYDYLYAWKTLLRDGIALAGGSDAPIEPLSPLLGIHAAVTRTKPGDPTHQVFIPEECLSMYEAVSLFTKGSAYAENSESTFGMIEKGMRADFTVLHKDLFKASHDEILDTKVVMTVIDEKPVFLNEETPIICNSL, from the coding sequence ATGGGAACACTTTGGTTTGGTGGCTCCATATATACAATGGTTTCAGAAGGTGAAACGGTTGAAGCCGTCTATACAAGTAACGGGAAAGTGATTGAAACGGGAAGGTTATCTGACCTCCGAAGTCGATATATTACAGAAATCACACATGAATATGATCTTTGTGGAGGGATGATGATCCCAGGGCTAGTAGATAGTCATATGCATCTAATTGGACATGGGGAGTCTCTTTTACGATTGGACTTAACAACGACTCGTTCCAGGGAGGAATTACTAGAAGCCATTCAACAGCGTGCAGAATCCTCTTTAGAAGGACAATGGATAATTGGTGAAGGCTGGGATGAAAATAATTGGTTAAAAGCTGATATCCCTACTTCTGCTGAACTAAGTGCGGTTTCACCAAATAATCCTGTCATGCTAAAAAGAACTTGTCGACATGCTATTTTAGTTAATGAAGAAGCTTTACGTCTAGCAGGTATTGATAATAACACTCCTTCTCCACAAGGTGGTGTAATTGAGAAGGATATGAATGGTACCGTCACAGGGTATTTAAAGGACCAAGCCCAAGAAATAGTATATGGGATTCTTCCAAAAGTAGATGACCTGTACCTAGAAAATGCACTTCAAACTGGAATAAAAAGCGCATGGAAACTGGGGCTCACCGGAGCACATACAGAGGATTTGAGTTACTATGGGGACTTTAAAACGACATATGCTACCTTTGAAAAAGTTATTAACCAATATAACATGCCATTTAGAGCACATTTGTTAGTTCACCATACTGTCATAGATGAGTGGAAGGAAGCAGGGCATGACAAGCCTAAAGATAACCCCTTCATTCAATTTGGTGCCATGAAAATATTTGCTGATGGGGCTTTGGGAGGAAGAACCGCATTATTAAGTCATCCATATGCTGATGACCCTTCTACAAATGGGGTAGCGATTCATTCCAAAGATGAGCTTCATGCATTAGTGCAAAAAGCTAGATCATTCAATCTTCCTATTGCTGTTCATACCATCGGGGATTTAGCTTTTGAGCAAGTTTTGGAAGCAATTGAAAAATATCCGACTCCAGATGGTACGAGAGATCGATTCATCCATGCACAAATTTTACGTAAGGAACTTGTGGAAAGATGTAAAGATTTATCCGTTATCTTTGATATACAACCAAGATTTGTTGCATCTGACTTCCCGTGGGTATTAGAGAGGGTAGGAACTGAGCATTATGACTATCTCTATGCTTGGAAGACATTATTAAGAGATGGGATTGCATTAGCAGGAGGATCCGATGCTCCGATTGAGCCTCTAAGTCCATTATTAGGAATTCATGCAGCTGTAACCAGAACAAAACCAGGAGATCCTACTCATCAAGTTTTTATTCCCGAGGAATGTTTATCTATGTATGAGGCGGTATCTCTATTTACTAAAGGGTCTGCTTACGCAGAAAACAGTGAAAGTACGTTCGGTATGATTGAAAAGGGAATGAGAGCTGATTTTACTGTGCTTCATAAAGACTTGTTTAAAGCTTCACATGATGAAATATTAGATACGAAAGTAGTTATGACAGTAATTGATGAAAAGCCAGTTTTCCTTAATGAAGAAACTCCTATAATTTGTAATTCTTTGTAA
- the rarD gene encoding EamA family transporter RarD: protein MNQEVDRIGMIYTALSYIFWGFLPIYWKWLDHVGAYEILAHRIIWSFVFMLGLLSLTKGFHKIKATMTYLVEKKSRLIALISASFLITINWLLYIYAVNTEHIVQTSLGYYINPLVSVLLGIVFLKETLSKLEIVSLMLAMIGVLVMTISYGHIPWLSLGLAFSFGIYGLLKKVVKVESSVGLTLETLITLPIALVFVFWLSGQEMSSFMQVNPQTTILFIGSGVVTAVPLLCFAMGTQRIPLYLVGFLQYIAPSLMLILGVFLYGEPFTSIEQVAFTFIWGALALLTFSKMKKPKFKNKFKAKKQEVQV, encoded by the coding sequence ATGAATCAAGAAGTAGATAGAATCGGTATGATTTACACCGCTCTATCCTATATCTTTTGGGGATTTCTCCCGATTTATTGGAAATGGCTAGACCATGTGGGGGCTTATGAAATTTTGGCTCATCGAATCATCTGGTCCTTTGTTTTTATGCTTGGGCTGCTGTCTCTGACTAAGGGCTTTCATAAGATAAAAGCAACAATGACTTATCTTGTAGAAAAAAAGAGTAGACTAATCGCACTTATTTCAGCATCATTTTTAATTACAATTAATTGGTTGTTGTATATATACGCGGTTAACACAGAACATATTGTTCAAACTAGCTTGGGTTATTATATTAACCCTCTTGTTAGTGTTTTGCTAGGGATTGTTTTCTTAAAAGAGACACTTTCAAAGTTAGAAATTGTGTCTTTAATGCTAGCGATGATTGGCGTATTAGTAATGACTATTTCCTACGGTCATATCCCATGGCTCTCACTAGGTTTAGCTTTTAGCTTTGGGATCTATGGTTTGTTAAAAAAAGTGGTAAAAGTTGAATCCTCTGTTGGACTTACTTTAGAAACACTAATCACATTGCCGATTGCATTAGTTTTTGTCTTTTGGCTATCTGGACAAGAAATGTCATCGTTTATGCAGGTTAACCCTCAAACCACTATTTTATTTATTGGTTCCGGGGTTGTGACAGCTGTTCCTTTACTATGTTTCGCAATGGGAACACAGAGAATTCCGCTATACTTGGTTGGATTCCTTCAGTATATCGCACCTAGTTTAATGCTTATTTTAGGAGTATTCCTGTATGGTGAGCCTTTCACGTCGATTGAACAGGTGGCATTTACTTTTATATGGGGTGCACTAGCTCTATTGACGTTTTCTAAGATGAAAAAGCCAAAGTTTAAAAACAAATTTAAAGCGAAGAAACAAGAAGTGCAGGTATAA
- a CDS encoding NAD kinase, with protein sequence MTNDRRNMYFHHHPDDTSVRVVQSLNELASKYGFHVVPDYTLANIIVSVGGDASFLQAVRKTGFREDCLYAGISTTGTLSMYCDFHADDEGKMIEAISNEQIEVRRYPTIQATVDDETKFYCLNEFSIRSAIIKTFALDVYIDELHFETFRGDGMVVATPTGSTAYNKSLNGAVVDPMLPCMQVSELASLNNNRYRTLGSSFILSENRKLTLRVVQDGNDYPTMGMDNEALSIQHVEKVDIELSGKKIKTVKLKDNSFWEKVKRSFL encoded by the coding sequence ATGACTAATGACAGACGAAACATGTATTTTCATCACCATCCAGACGACACATCTGTAAGAGTTGTTCAGTCTTTAAATGAATTGGCTAGTAAATATGGATTTCATGTTGTACCAGACTATACACTGGCCAACATTATTGTCAGTGTTGGTGGTGACGCTTCTTTTTTACAGGCTGTTCGCAAAACAGGTTTTCGTGAAGACTGTTTATATGCAGGTATCTCCACAACTGGAACTTTAAGTATGTATTGTGATTTCCATGCAGATGATGAAGGAAAAATGATAGAAGCTATATCAAATGAACAAATTGAAGTTCGTAGATACCCTACTATTCAAGCAACCGTAGATGATGAAACAAAATTCTATTGTTTGAATGAATTTAGTATTCGATCTGCTATTATTAAAACATTTGCTCTGGATGTCTATATCGATGAACTTCATTTTGAAACATTCCGTGGGGACGGGATGGTGGTGGCTACTCCAACTGGAAGTACAGCCTACAATAAGTCTTTGAACGGTGCAGTTGTTGATCCGATGCTTCCTTGTATGCAAGTGAGTGAACTTGCCTCACTAAACAATAATCGGTATCGAACACTCGGTTCTTCTTTTATCTTAAGTGAGAATAGAAAGCTAACACTACGAGTTGTCCAGGATGGAAATGACTATCCAACAATGGGGATGGATAATGAGGCATTAAGTATTCAACACGTCGAGAAGGTTGATATAGAGCTTAGTGGGAAAAAGATAAAAACAGTGAAGTTAAAAGATAACTCTTTTTGGGAGAAAGTAAAGCGGTCGTTTTTATAG